A single Oncorhynchus tshawytscha isolate Ot180627B linkage group LG01, Otsh_v2.0, whole genome shotgun sequence DNA region contains:
- the LOC112251497 gene encoding homeobox protein HMX2, with product MSTTEDNGSKCSSAPISTFTIQSILGKSSEKPRSGAKESSKGLQLARTRLLSVSSEEECSGGEDSADCFCSDPGHREPCNQHQPLNFSCLGATKGLTSGHDGIARRPHLTQPLLQDYKEEQERPCNPMSPISEERQTDGADKQTNSSKKKTRTVFSRSQVYQLESTFDMKRYLSSSERACLASSLQLTETQVKTWFQNRRNKWKRQLSAELEAANMAHASAQTLVGMPLVFRDNSLLRVPVPRSIAFPTPLYYPGSSLQGLPLYNLYNKIEY from the exons ATGAGTACCACAGAAGACAACGGAAGCAAGTGCTCTTCGGCCCCGATTTCCACCTTCACTATTCAGTCGATATTGGGCAAGTCGTCGGAGAAGCCACGGTCCGGGGCGAAGGAGAGTTCCAAAGGACTGCAGCTGGCGAGGACGCGCTTGCTCTCGGTTTCTTCGGAAGAGGAGTGCAGCGGTGGGGAGGACTCTGCAGACTGTTTCTGCTCGGATCCTGGTCACAGAGAGCCATGCAACCAACATCAACCACTTAATTTTTCATGTTTAG GTGCAACCAAGGGACTTACTTCAGGCCATGACGGGATTGCACGGCGACCGCACTTGACACAGCCTCTGCTGCAGGATTACAAAGAGGAACAAGAGAGACCATGCAATCCAATGTCACCTATTTccgaggagagacagacagacggtgcGGACAAGCAGACTAACTCGTCCAAGAAGAAGACTCGTACCGTCTTCTCGCGGAGTCAGGTGTACCAGCTCGAGTCCACATTTGATATGAAGAGGTATTTGAGCAGCTCCGAGCGAGCCTGCTTGGCATCAAGTCTACAGCTAACAGAAACTCAAGTGAAGACGTGGTTTCAGAACCGCAGAAACAAATGGAAACGACAACTGTCGGCGGAACTGGAGGCTGCGAACATGGCACACGCATCCGCACAGACACTGGTCGGAATGCCGCTTGTTTTTAGAGATAACTCCCTGCTCCGGGTACCAGTTCCAAGATCTATTGCTTTTCCAACGCCACTATACTATCCCGGCAGCAGCCTACAAGGGTTACCACTGTACAATCTGTATAACAAGATTGAATATTGA
- the LOC112254831 gene encoding homeobox protein HMX3 produces the protein MPETAQETCTPVKDSPFFIKNLLNCDSKPSKPKPIFASAKVAFEGGFSLSQVGDFNFPRFELPTQRFALPAHYLERASAWWYPYTLSAASHLHRTEVAEKARARDSSPTSCTDRDSPDLVLKSDPDSKEDEDNKSGDEIVLEESDPEDTKKDSGVDDWKKNEDGGDKKACRKKKTRTVFSRSQVFQLESTFDMKRYLSSSERAGLAASLHLTETQVKIWFQNRRNKWKRQLAAELEAANLSHATAQRIVRVPILYHENSASETGSATGNVPVSQPLLTFPHHLYYSHPIVTSVPLLRPV, from the exons ATGCCCGAGACGGCGCAAGAGACGTGCACTCCGGTGAAAGACTCTCCCTTCTTCATTAAGAACTTGCTAAACTGTGATAGTAAACCATCCAAACCCAAGCCCATCTTCGCCTCGGCAAAGGTTGCTTTTGAAGGGGGCTTTTCTCTTTCCCAGGTCGGGGACTTCAACTTTCCTCGCTTTGAGTTACCCACACAGAGGTTTGCCTTACCGGCGCACTATCTGGAGCGAGCCTCAGCATGGTGGTATCCCTACACACTCAGTGCAGCCAGTCATCTACACAGAACCGAAG TTGCGGAGAAGGCAAGAGCAAGAGACTCCTCTCCAACCTCGTGCACGGATCGCGACTCGCCAGACCTGGTGCTCAAATCTGACCCAGACAGCAAAGAAGACGAGGACAACAAAAGTGGGGATGAAATAGTTCTTGAAGAGAGTGATCCTGAGGACACAAAGAAAGACAGTGGGGTAGACGACTGGAAGAAAAACGAGGACGGTGGGGACAAGAAAGCATGTCGAAAAAAGAAAACACGCACAGTGTTCTCCCGAAGTCAGGTGTTTCAGCTCGAGTCCACCTTTGACATGAAACGCTACTTGAGCAGTTCGGAGAGGGCCGGATTGGCAGCGTCTTTGCACCTGACAGAGACCCAGGTAAAGATTTGGTTCCAGAACAGAAGAAATAAATGGAAGAGACAGCTTGCCGCTGAACTAGAGGCTGCCAATCTGAGCCACGCCACTGCACAGAGGATAGTGCGAGTGCCCATCCTCTACCACGAGAACTCTGCCTCAGAGACTGGCAGTGCGACCGGGAACGTGCCTGTGAGCCAGCCGCTCCTCACCTTCCCTCACCACCTCTATTACTCTCACCCAATCGTCACCTCTGTGCCGCTACTCAGACCGGTCTGA